A genomic region of Lates calcarifer isolate ASB-BC8 linkage group LG9, TLL_Latcal_v3, whole genome shotgun sequence contains the following coding sequences:
- the kctd9b gene encoding LOW QUALITY PROTEIN: BTB/POZ domain-containing protein KCTD9b (The sequence of the model RefSeq protein was modified relative to this genomic sequence to represent the inferred CDS: deleted 1 base in 1 codon) gives MRRVTLFVNGTSTNGKVVAVYGSMEDLLSVASSKLGIRASSVYNGNGGLIDDITLIRDDDVLYISEGDSFEDPQDDFRDPDKCQTHTDWLTLNVGGRCFTTTRSTLVSKEPESMLAHMFREKDVWGNKQDSQGAYLIDRSPDYFEPILNYLRHGQLIINEGINPLGVLEEARFFGIEQLAEQLETLIKSSQPPDDHSPLTRKEFIRFLLATTTKAELRCQGLNFTGADLSRLDLRYINFKMANLKGTNLTHANLSGANLERADLSMACLDGANLQGVKMLCTNAEGATLRSCNFEDPAGIKANLEGANLKGVDMEGSQMTGINLRVATLKNAKLKNCNLRGATLAGTDLENCDLSGCDLQEANLRGSNVKGAIFEEMLTPLHMSQSVR, from the exons ATGAGAAGAGTCACATTGTTTGTCAACGGAACCTCCACAAATGGAAAG GTGGTGGCCGTGTACGGCTCCATGGAGGATTTACTGTCCGTGGCCAGTTCCAAACTGGGGATAAGAGCCTCTAGTGTTTATAACGGGAACGGCGGCCTGATAGACGACATCACATTAATCAG agatgatgatgtgttgtacatttcagagggagatTCATTTGAGG atccTCAGGATGACTTCAGAGATCCTGACAAGTGTCAGACTCACACTGATTGGCTGACGCTCAACGTCGGTGGACGCTGCTTCACCACCACGAG gAGCACCCTGGTCAGTAAAGAGCCTGAGAGCATGTTGGCCCACATGTTCAGAGAGAAAG ATGTCTGGGGGAACAAGCAGGACTCTCAGGGGGCCTACCTGATAGATCGCAGTCCAGACTACTTTGAACCCATTCTGAATTATCTGAGGCATGGACAGCTCATCATCAACGAAGGCATCAATCCACTGG GTGTGCTGGAGGAGGCTCGTTTCTTTGGCATCGAGCAGCTCGCTGAGCAGCTGGAGACCCTCATaaag TCCTCTCAGCCCCCTGACGACCACTCTCCTCTGACCCGTAAGGAGTTCATCAGATTCCTGTTGGCCACGACGACCAAGGCGGAGCTGCGGTGTCAG GGTCTGAACTTTACCGGTGCAGATCTGTCTCGT CTGGATCTGCGCTACATCAACTTTAAGATGGCCAATCTGAAAGGAACCAACCTGACCCACGCCAACCTGAGCGGGGCAAACCTGGAGAGAGCAGACCTGTCCATGGCGTGTCTCGAT ggtgCCAATCTGCAGGGAGTGAAGATGCTGTGCACCAACGCTGAAGGAGCTACACTGAGAAGCTGTAATTTTGAGGATCCTGCTGGGATCAAAGCCAATCTAGAAG GGGCAAACCTGAAGGGTGTGGACATGGAGGGAAGTCAGATGACCGGGATCAACCTGAGAGTTGCCACGTTGAAAAATGCCAAACTGAAGAACTGCAATCTGAGAGGAGCTACGCTCGCCGGCACGGACCTGgag AACTGTGACTTGTCAGGATGTGACCTTCAGGAGGCAAACCTGAGAGGCTCCAATGTGAAGGGAGCCATCTTTGAGGAGATGCTGACTCCTCTGCACATGTCTCAGAGTGTTCGGTGA
- the marchf5l gene encoding E3 ubiquitin-protein ligase MARCHF5 → MALAEEQPEKHCWVCFATERDDHSAEWVSPCRCKGCTKWIHQSCLQRWLDEKQKGNNGGAVSCPQCGTEYHVIFPKMGPLVYFLQQVDKALSRASPFAAVGVVVGTVYWSAVTYGAVTVMQVVGHKKGLYVMERADPLFLLMGLPTIPVVLVLGKMIRWEDYIVRLWQRYAYKRQLPPGNSRYLPRVPADGQSAGDHLSVSRTLCGALIFPSIASLVGRLLFRRVSSNLQRTVLGGIAFVLIKGVLKVYFKQQQYIMQANRQILNYPERNGDGQNEGRDEDTEDSGNE, encoded by the exons ATGGCCCTCGCTGAGGAGCAGCCTGAGAA ACACTGTTGGGTGTGTTTTGCTACTGAGAGAGATGACCACAGTGCAGAGTGGGTGAGCCCTTGCAGGTGTAAAGGCTGCACTAAGTGGATCCACCAGTCATGTCTGCAGCGCTGGTTGGACGAGAAGCAGAAAGGAAACAATGGAGGAGCTGTCAGCTGTCCACAGTGTGGCACTGAATACCATGTTATCTTCCCCAAGATGG GCCCGTTGGTGTATTTCCTGCAGCAGGTCGACAAAGCTCTGTCACGGGCCAGTCCCTTCGCTGCTGTCGGGGTGGTGGTCGGGACGGTGTACTGGTCGGCGGTCACGTACGGAGCTGTGACTGTCATGCAG GTTGTGGGTCATAAGAAGGGGCTGTATGTGATGGAGCGAGCCGACCCACTGTTCCTGCTGATGGGTCTGCCCACCATCCCCGTGGTCCTGGTCCTGGGAAAGATGATCCGCTGGGAGGATTATATAGTGAGGCTGTGGCAGAGATACGCCTACAAACGCCAGCTCCCACcag GTAACAGTCGTTATCTGCCCCGAGTCCCTGCTGATGGACAGAGTGCAGGAGATCACCTCTCTGTGTCCAGGACTCTGTGTGGCGCTCTCATCTTTCCCTCCATCGCCAGTCTGGTGGGACGGCTGCTGTTTCGACGGGTGTCCTCTAATCTTCAGCGCACAGTCCTG GGCGGCATCGCATTTGTATTGATCAAAGGAGTGCTGAAGGTGtacttcaaacagcagcagtacatCATGCAGGCCAACAGACAGATCCTCAACTACCCGGAGAGAAACGGAGACGGGCAGAATGAAGGCAGAGACgaggacacagaggacagtGGAAATGAGTAG